The Coffea arabica cultivar ET-39 chromosome 2c, Coffea Arabica ET-39 HiFi, whole genome shotgun sequence genome includes the window CCACTCTCCTCTCCAACAAAACGCCCACTCCCCGGCGATATCCTTCTCCCTGCTCGCGGAAGCATCAGTTAGCCTTCTCGTTCCCCTTCTTCTTTCACGCGTTCTTCTAAGGGTTTTTGAGGAGACAATTTTGGCCTAAAAATTGGTATGGATTGCGGATGAGGTTCTTATTGTttttcgtgcatttttcttcCATTGGTTTGGTTTAATCGATCCTATTTATCAATGTTCTGGGATGTTCTTGGGGATTATCATTGTCTTTTCCTCGAATTAATATAGCAGAAaggtattttctttttcatctggTCCTTAGTTGGGACGGGCCGACCCGGACACTTCAGTCCTGGTCGAGCAAGTGGGGGATcgttctctctttttcttgttttagacTGCATCTGTAGGATTCGTTTTGTTCGGGTGatgttttactttttctttttggtaaaTATCCCCGTTAATAATTCGAATAATCTTCTTGTTAATTGATTTTCTctacatttatttttatttttgtttttgtgtgtTGGATCTAAGAGCCGGTATAATATTTACTCACCTAAgaaatttttttgcttttgtccTTTTTGTATGTCATGGCGGTGCTCCTAAAAAACTGATCTTGCCTGAGAATACTCGTTCGTTTTTGTGCGACTTTACTTCTAGTGTTGAGGTTAGTTATTTTTTGGATGCAAGTTGCGGCAAAAGTTGTTATATTTTAGTGGGTCCTAAATCTTCACTTGTCACTTAAAGAGATCTTAGGAACCTGACTTGCATGAAGTGTCATGTTGTGAGCTTAAATGTTTAATGACTGATTCTCCTATGGATTTTTGTATTTTGGATGGAGGGCTTCAGTTGGTATATCTTTAAAAATTGCTTTAATGTTCCCCCACGCCCCTCccccttcccccttcccccCTCTATCTGGCTATACAATGATGAAGGGTTTGTTCTTTTCTAGAAAACTGTTGTTAACAAGTGTGCTTCAGTTGTTGGATTGTATAACTCCTAGAAATTATAGAGTTTATTTCTAGTtcatggtataaatttcatttaGCTGCTTGCTCTAGGTTCCTGGATATGCTATGAAAAGTGGGAAAAGATTAAGCATTTTGAATGTAAAAGAATTAATCCCAGTTCTTGATTACTGTAACTTAAATTCCATTCATCTATTATGGAAATAAATTGGACTGCCTGAAAAAATTGCATTCAGTTGCTGAGTTGTTGTCGTATATTTTTATACATTAAGGTTGTCCCTTTCCAGCTCTACTTTTTTATTATCCGCTGTTTTCATTCAAATCGGTCAGCATCTTTTGGCCTGTTGTAGTTCTAGTTGTCCTACTGattatttctaattttctttgATGATATGTAAAATAGAAAGTGTTttgcttttgaaaatttacTGGTTCAAGACATATCTTGCAGTAAATGGGCTTGTGGACATTGCTGGAGGGCTGCCTGCTTCTTGCAAATGCCTTGGCCATATTGAATGAAGATCGATTCCTTACCCCCAGAGGTTGGAGCTTCCAAGAATACTCAGGAGCTCGGAGGAACTCAGTAAAGGGACAGATTATCGGCCTTATTTACACAACACAATACTTAAGAGTTCTTCTTATTCTACTGAACACCCTCTGTATTGTTATAAAATTTGTATCTGGCTAATATTTCATTGGGTAAGTTTATGTCAAGCtaattgatgtatatttggggaGTCTTATCTTTCCATTTTGTTTTCGTTGTGGCTAGTAGATCTAGTTATTAGGGTATGCTGGATGAAACTTTTATGAAGCTGTTTAATGTACTCTTAGGGAATGAAGTTCGTGGcattgtaacttttttttttttttttacagaacATGAAAGTAAGTGTATGCATGGTCTTTAAGCAGAGAATCTATGGTTATCCAGGCTTGTTGATCTGTCATTTTCTTGTAAAATGCAATCAAGTGTTTAGTATCTTGGCTTTCCGAGACCAATGCTTGCAGAGTTGGTGGATCTATCAACGGATGTCTTATATTCCATATTACATGCATCTGTGCCACTTTAACATTCTTTctgatttaaattcaattctCCTTATCTACAAGTTGGATAAGTGACGTGTTGTAACAGGTATTGGGCTTGCAGTTGGAAATTGAGCATGAATTCTCTGCAAACATGCATTTTGTCCTTGTTTCTTCAGGAGTGCGGTGTGCTCATGAGGGAAAAAAGTACCTGCCTTAACAACAAAGTGTTTATTTGTATGGGACTAAATAATTGGGAACATTTTGCTTTGCATGCCCTATTTGAAACTGAATTTGCCTTCTGTCACCTTGAGGTCCTAAACTTGGACATGATATTTGTggttttggaaagtttagtcaATAGGCATTGTTGCTGATATttgtgagaaattttttttttccctggcTGTTGCACTTTTGTTAATCTTGGTAACATTGATGAATCTAGTGTTTGCTAGTTCTGATGTTATCTTATTCGTTGCAGAGATCACTTGAATGCTGTAAACCATAGATCTTGTGAAAGGAGTGCGCATTGGAGGTTCTTCTAGGGCTGAAGCATTTGTTAGGATGTTGGATTGCTATCTCGAAAGTTCCACTGCCATCTTGTGATGAGTTCCTGGTTGTTGGGTTATGTATTGCTGatgtatttgaaaattttctgcaTTAGTTGACGGACGTCGTTTTCTGAATTTGTACAAAGAGAGAACATGTTGCATCTCTTGTAGTATCTTTTCTTGATTGTGATATATGCGAGGGGTATGGCCTTACGATGTGAGGATTAGTGGAATGGTTCATTTGGTTCTGTGCATTTATTTAGATTGACATGTTCTAAAAGCACTGGCGTGGGCAACAAAAAGGCAAGGAGAAATTGCCCCTAGTGACCATACCAAAAACGCCATGTATTTGTAAAACTCAATGGACAGCTAAGACTCAATAAAGAAAAACCACTTCTTATTCTGAGAAAAGCCACACCCTACACCTGGAATGTCAACAAATAAACAGACGTGGGATTAATTTTGCCTCTGGAACTGCCTAAAAAATCATAGATCTGCAAATATATGGTACGTTTTCGAGTCTACTGCAATAAGCCGCAAAGCAGAAATTGCTGCTAAAACAGCCAAGAGACCAAAGAAACAGACATTTAACCAATGCCAGCTCTTTTGCATGGACGTCAGCTTGTTCTTCTTAGCGACAAGGTACATGTGGTTCGCAAGTATAAAAGTTAGGGGGAATGTGCTGAAAGCCCCAGTAAGGCTCATAAAGTCTCCCAGGAATGGCAGCAAAGCTGCAATGAAAGTGGTTATCCCTAGGTAACCGCCTCGTACTCCAATCCTGAAGGACAAGTTGCGAAAAGCCAATGCACTTCCTTTTATGTTAAATTTTGTATCCAAGTATTCGTACATCGGACTTGCGAATATCTACAAGAAACACATAGGACACTCAAAGTTAGCGTGTAATTTCAAGAGAGAGATAGTGCTAAGCAATCAAAAGAGGGAGAAATATTTCTTCAGGAAACAACTTGAATAGGATATAGAAACTATTTGCATCTGGAGCAAGCTTGATGTTCTGAGACAAGCGAACCAATGGAATTATAAACTCAGAAAGGAAGAGTAATGATATTACATGTAAGGCGATGACAGTTTGAAGAAAGGCTGCAATATTGGCCAGCGTCTTCACCCAAGCAGGGCCACTAACACTGTTCAGCAAATATGTCTGTGTGTTGGATCCATAGGCCCAATATCCTATAAATGTGATAGCATACATTGGCAAAACACCAACTGTGAACTGAAAGTAAAGAGCTTTCATCATGTTTGAAACAACTGGTTGTCTCACTGTCGCCTGTCACATTGATAATATTATTGTTATGTCTAGCATTGAAAACAAACTTTAACAGATAAGAAAGCAGGTCAGATTTGGTCACTGCTTTGCAAATACTAGGGATTGTAACAGATGCAATGTTCACGAGGATATATGAAAATACCATCAGTAAgagaaggccaaaaaaaaaaaaaagccaccgAGCGGGGGAGAAATGAGAAGAAGATATTCTACACAAACAACCAAAAAGAAAGTCCCAAAGTTCAAAAGATGACAAAGATTGTGTTCCTGACTCCAGAGTCCAACAAGAATCAGTCAACAAATCTCCTGCACTAAGGACGGGAAACGGAAATCTTCTCCAACGTCAAACTCCCACCAGAAGCTACTCCAAAAATTTGCGATAACCAATGGCACTTCACACTGAGTTAGTCATTGCCAAGACAACTGATGCTACTAATATCAACATAGAAGCAAGAAAATATCATTGTTTAATCCTAAAACTAAAGTTTTAAGTCCCAAGATCATCATCAATCCTTCGTATATCTCAGAATTTTGAGTTCCTACAAAAAGGTAATAACATGCAAAGTCCATGCGACTAAATAAAGCAGTCAATACAGCGCGAAAATATAGTCCTTCATAATAAACCAAATACATGAACACAGCTGAAGTAGTAACACAAAAGAAACAATTCACTTTGATGTCATTTTCCTTACTTCTACTAACAGGCCGATGACCCAAATAAATAAGCAATAATAATATGTTAATCTAATAGAAAAATAGAAGATATATAGACATAGAATCCATAAATGGAGTCACATATAACGTAGCCATTCAGTGAATCACTAAAAAAGTATGACATTTGTCTCTGAAGATCATTAATTTTCACAGACCTGTATCTCTGGAAGCATTCCAGTATTGAATGCAAAAACAAGGTTTGCAACTGCACCAACGGTAGTAAAAAATCTGCTTGATTTGGTTCCGGCAATGCTGTAGTCCCTGGGAGGAGCTTCAATCCCTATAAATACATACAATCTCTCATAAGACGGATCCAATCAATATCAGCACCATTAGCCGTTATGCTGAGGATATTATTCCTTTACACCAACTGAACACACTACTGTTGGAAAAGCATAGCAGAACACATAAGTTTACAATTGTTCCTTACTAGAGAAGAATGGATGAAATC containing:
- the LOC113730412 gene encoding uncharacterized protein, which encodes MGLWTLLEGCLLLANALAILNEDRFLTPRGWSFQEYSGARRNSVKGQIIGLIYTTQYLRVLLILLNTLCIVIKFVSG